In Carcharodon carcharias isolate sCarCar2 chromosome 31, sCarCar2.pri, whole genome shotgun sequence, a genomic segment contains:
- the prrg2 gene encoding transmembrane gamma-carboxyglutamic acid protein 2 isoform X1, with protein MIGCKVPCDAVKGSMASSMVTNRLLHFVFLNCALIHTRLIEARTLSQQRDAQDEVFLDKSQAAVFLSRKLMYNSWDFELITPGNLERECYEEICNYEEAHEIFESDKKTLEFWKKYTKDQKPGSPTAHKFDVAGLVAGLIGGFVLIILIGLLVIYFCKQRGKRADRPPEYRGQGPTPIAQPVSVPSEEVPLTNLETNAPGLPSYEEALRRSGHYDAPPPPYTGRSTRESQPS; from the exons atgattggctgtaaagtgccttgcgATGCTGTGAAAGGCTCTAT GGCTTCCAGCATGGTTACAAATCGGTTACTGCACTTTGTATTTCTGAATTGTGCCCTCATCCACACCCGTTTGATCGAAGCACGGACTCTGTCACAGCAAAGAGACGCTCAAGATGAAG TGTTCCTGGATAAAAGTCAAGcagctgtcttcttgagccgGAAGCTGATGTACAATAGCTGGGATTTTGAACTTATCACCCCTGGAAATCTGGAACGAGAATGCTATGAGGAAATATGCAACTACGAGGAAGCTCATGAAATCTTCGAGAGCGATAAGAAGACG CTTGAATTTTGGAAGAAATACACAAAAGACCAGAAACCAG GCAGCCCCACTGCCCATAAGTTCGACGTGGCTGGGCTGGTGGCTGGTCTGATCGGTGGATTCGTCCTCATCATTCTCATCGGGCTGCTTGTCATCTACTTCTGCAAACAGAGGGGGAAGAGAGCAGACAG ACCACCTGAGTATCGGGGACAAGGCCCAACCCCAATCGCCCAACCAGTCAGTGTGCCAAGTGAAGAGGTGCCCCTGACGAATCTGGAGACCAACGCCCCAGGACTTCCCTCGTACGAAGAAGCATTGAGGAGATCAGGACATTATgacgcccctcccccaccatacaCCGG
- the prrg2 gene encoding transmembrane gamma-carboxyglutamic acid protein 2 isoform X2, protein MIGCKVPCDAVKGSMASSMVTNRLLHFVFLNCALIHTRLIEARTLSQQRDAQDEVFLDKSQAAVFLSRKLMYNSWDFELITPGNLERECYEEICNYEEAHEIFESDKKTLEFWKKYTKDQKPGSPTAHKFDVAGLVAGLIGGFVLIILIGLLVIYFCKQRGKRADRPPEYRGQGPTPIAQPVSVPSEEVPLTNLETNAPGLPSYEEALRRSGHYDAPPPPYTGSTRESQPS, encoded by the exons atgattggctgtaaagtgccttgcgATGCTGTGAAAGGCTCTAT GGCTTCCAGCATGGTTACAAATCGGTTACTGCACTTTGTATTTCTGAATTGTGCCCTCATCCACACCCGTTTGATCGAAGCACGGACTCTGTCACAGCAAAGAGACGCTCAAGATGAAG TGTTCCTGGATAAAAGTCAAGcagctgtcttcttgagccgGAAGCTGATGTACAATAGCTGGGATTTTGAACTTATCACCCCTGGAAATCTGGAACGAGAATGCTATGAGGAAATATGCAACTACGAGGAAGCTCATGAAATCTTCGAGAGCGATAAGAAGACG CTTGAATTTTGGAAGAAATACACAAAAGACCAGAAACCAG GCAGCCCCACTGCCCATAAGTTCGACGTGGCTGGGCTGGTGGCTGGTCTGATCGGTGGATTCGTCCTCATCATTCTCATCGGGCTGCTTGTCATCTACTTCTGCAAACAGAGGGGGAAGAGAGCAGACAG ACCACCTGAGTATCGGGGACAAGGCCCAACCCCAATCGCCCAACCAGTCAGTGTGCCAAGTGAAGAGGTGCCCCTGACGAATCTGGAGACCAACGCCCCAGGACTTCCCTCGTACGAAGAAGCATTGAGGAGATCAGGACATTATgacgcccctcccccaccatacaCCGG
- the prrg2 gene encoding transmembrane gamma-carboxyglutamic acid protein 2 isoform X4 → MLPDLLSFSRASSMVTNRLLHFVFLNCALIHTRLIEARTLSQQRDAQDEVFLDKSQAAVFLSRKLMYNSWDFELITPGNLERECYEEICNYEEAHEIFESDKKTLEFWKKYTKDQKPGSPTAHKFDVAGLVAGLIGGFVLIILIGLLVIYFCKQRGKRADRPPEYRGQGPTPIAQPVSVPSEEVPLTNLETNAPGLPSYEEALRRSGHYDAPPPPYTGRSTRESQPS, encoded by the exons atgctgccagacctgctgagtttttccag GGCTTCCAGCATGGTTACAAATCGGTTACTGCACTTTGTATTTCTGAATTGTGCCCTCATCCACACCCGTTTGATCGAAGCACGGACTCTGTCACAGCAAAGAGACGCTCAAGATGAAG TGTTCCTGGATAAAAGTCAAGcagctgtcttcttgagccgGAAGCTGATGTACAATAGCTGGGATTTTGAACTTATCACCCCTGGAAATCTGGAACGAGAATGCTATGAGGAAATATGCAACTACGAGGAAGCTCATGAAATCTTCGAGAGCGATAAGAAGACG CTTGAATTTTGGAAGAAATACACAAAAGACCAGAAACCAG GCAGCCCCACTGCCCATAAGTTCGACGTGGCTGGGCTGGTGGCTGGTCTGATCGGTGGATTCGTCCTCATCATTCTCATCGGGCTGCTTGTCATCTACTTCTGCAAACAGAGGGGGAAGAGAGCAGACAG ACCACCTGAGTATCGGGGACAAGGCCCAACCCCAATCGCCCAACCAGTCAGTGTGCCAAGTGAAGAGGTGCCCCTGACGAATCTGGAGACCAACGCCCCAGGACTTCCCTCGTACGAAGAAGCATTGAGGAGATCAGGACATTATgacgcccctcccccaccatacaCCGG
- the prrg2 gene encoding transmembrane gamma-carboxyglutamic acid protein 2 isoform X3, with translation MRGRHFFLNLRASSMVTNRLLHFVFLNCALIHTRLIEARTLSQQRDAQDEVFLDKSQAAVFLSRKLMYNSWDFELITPGNLERECYEEICNYEEAHEIFESDKKTLEFWKKYTKDQKPGSPTAHKFDVAGLVAGLIGGFVLIILIGLLVIYFCKQRGKRADRPPEYRGQGPTPIAQPVSVPSEEVPLTNLETNAPGLPSYEEALRRSGHYDAPPPPYTGRSTRESQPS, from the exons ATGCGGGGGAGACATTTTTTTCTCAATTTAAG GGCTTCCAGCATGGTTACAAATCGGTTACTGCACTTTGTATTTCTGAATTGTGCCCTCATCCACACCCGTTTGATCGAAGCACGGACTCTGTCACAGCAAAGAGACGCTCAAGATGAAG TGTTCCTGGATAAAAGTCAAGcagctgtcttcttgagccgGAAGCTGATGTACAATAGCTGGGATTTTGAACTTATCACCCCTGGAAATCTGGAACGAGAATGCTATGAGGAAATATGCAACTACGAGGAAGCTCATGAAATCTTCGAGAGCGATAAGAAGACG CTTGAATTTTGGAAGAAATACACAAAAGACCAGAAACCAG GCAGCCCCACTGCCCATAAGTTCGACGTGGCTGGGCTGGTGGCTGGTCTGATCGGTGGATTCGTCCTCATCATTCTCATCGGGCTGCTTGTCATCTACTTCTGCAAACAGAGGGGGAAGAGAGCAGACAG ACCACCTGAGTATCGGGGACAAGGCCCAACCCCAATCGCCCAACCAGTCAGTGTGCCAAGTGAAGAGGTGCCCCTGACGAATCTGGAGACCAACGCCCCAGGACTTCCCTCGTACGAAGAAGCATTGAGGAGATCAGGACATTATgacgcccctcccccaccatacaCCGG
- the prrg2 gene encoding transmembrane gamma-carboxyglutamic acid protein 2 isoform X5 has protein sequence MVTNRLLHFVFLNCALIHTRLIEARTLSQQRDAQDEVFLDKSQAAVFLSRKLMYNSWDFELITPGNLERECYEEICNYEEAHEIFESDKKTLEFWKKYTKDQKPGSPTAHKFDVAGLVAGLIGGFVLIILIGLLVIYFCKQRGKRADRPPEYRGQGPTPIAQPVSVPSEEVPLTNLETNAPGLPSYEEALRRSGHYDAPPPPYTGRSTRESQPS, from the exons ATGGTTACAAATCGGTTACTGCACTTTGTATTTCTGAATTGTGCCCTCATCCACACCCGTTTGATCGAAGCACGGACTCTGTCACAGCAAAGAGACGCTCAAGATGAAG TGTTCCTGGATAAAAGTCAAGcagctgtcttcttgagccgGAAGCTGATGTACAATAGCTGGGATTTTGAACTTATCACCCCTGGAAATCTGGAACGAGAATGCTATGAGGAAATATGCAACTACGAGGAAGCTCATGAAATCTTCGAGAGCGATAAGAAGACG CTTGAATTTTGGAAGAAATACACAAAAGACCAGAAACCAG GCAGCCCCACTGCCCATAAGTTCGACGTGGCTGGGCTGGTGGCTGGTCTGATCGGTGGATTCGTCCTCATCATTCTCATCGGGCTGCTTGTCATCTACTTCTGCAAACAGAGGGGGAAGAGAGCAGACAG ACCACCTGAGTATCGGGGACAAGGCCCAACCCCAATCGCCCAACCAGTCAGTGTGCCAAGTGAAGAGGTGCCCCTGACGAATCTGGAGACCAACGCCCCAGGACTTCCCTCGTACGAAGAAGCATTGAGGAGATCAGGACATTATgacgcccctcccccaccatacaCCGG